A genomic segment from Lasioglossum baleicum chromosome 5, iyLasBale1, whole genome shotgun sequence encodes:
- the LOC143209102 gene encoding chitin synthase chs-2 isoform X9, which yields MNHRVSGETPVENLTLTMPNFEESNNLNSSLFVDFENYEDDFSESKNGHTISEQSVKQNVLPWDTFKKVPTKKESASMQNNEWLSFVMRIIKFLMYSIIFIIILSCSLIAKCAVLFAVSQLDEEHTTQLCDYYSDFKEDLNAKISREGRTIWTWCIIFMFLVPECFSILQSIWYSIFKKNEKMPKTQNLAIFLALETLHPIGFALLLFYSLPRINSIEAAAICSCMSFVPVLISKSKRSSYSSNLYYNFKMHTSCITDLLSQNQKYTGTSKMFILVISCNILALLAQGSGLVLPFFIHRNTNGTPTWVLPVSLLLSSCRWWLNYVSDHSYCGLIKFLAAVRTDLENSRHLLQGYIAFWRCLIFISSALVISIFKGIQFREFFKFLGMSQYNVELAFSNSSFVGNTLNTVFYFGDNEFQQEDPYTLTVNALAPLYTFLIQTFCGFLVYRVAIFAYKTQMHKFGVALPISLVTPGTTLLIIMFCIVRNGDSCVFRDFLSDYLFFKEPMSYNDIKDFILSWHIWCWIIWWLSQIWISLQLWFNQKEKLAPVEKIFYNSTYDSLMIDQFIGLNKRKYQIYDAVKNEEHFDLTMQFKADHIQEMERSSNSDSGFSEENTNKKNACATQIYACVTMWHENKEEMMALIGSILRLDTDQCAMRVTQKYYKIFIKDYYELDTHICFDDAFCCMHGCIGPCNHLEHETQINKYVTTFLETMEEAVKNLGMCPISPTKYPTPYGGQLIWTLPGKTRLTVHLKDKNRIRHRKRWSQVMYMYYLLGYRLMDPSIDVDRKELITENTYILTLDGDVDFRPVTVKALIDLMKKDKTLGAACGRIHPVGQGPMIWFQKFEYAIGHWLQKSTEHTTGSVLCSPGCFSLFRAKALMQRNVIAKYATRSTEPKHYIQYDQGEDRWLCTLLLQAGCRVDYCAAGDAYTHAPETFKEFYSQRRRWIPSTMANIFDLLNTSKETRKLNSNISWLYVVYQWILTGSTIIGPSFIYLMMAGAFVTSFHIDNWTSFSLNLIPIIVFLIVCFFCEDRIQLIVAEIITILYSLVMIVVLVGILLEVAAEGSFAPNTLLFFIVISHFVLTGFMHPHEISCLNSGIIYYITVPSMYMLLIIYSIFNIHNVTWGTRESKQQIKSSEETNDSQLRQNDKFRNNWTKPFVNSFKYDFCRNNSKKQEEYLQSIYNAINEINIRLEKIESNHRIGNISKDNAEVSSDNETSTHDDKNDHAIKDELYANADLESTNSIQSYNSVYNEHTNYLISPRWLQKKRSIG from the exons ATGAATCACCGCGTGAGCGGTGAAACACCTGTGGAGAATTTAACTCTCACTATGCCAAATTTCGAAGaatcaaataatttaaattcgtCGCTATTCGTCGATTTCGAAAATTACGAGGACGATTTTTCTGAATCCAAAAATGGACACACAATTTCTGAACAATC GGTCAAACAAAATGTTTTACCATGGgatacatttaaaaaagtccCAACAAAAAAAGAAAGCGCATCGATGCAAAATAATGAATGGTTGAGTTTTGTTATGCGTATTATTAAATTTCTCATGTACAGTATCATTTTCATCATTATCCTTAGCTGTAGCTTAATTGCCAAATGTGCAGTCCTTTTTGCAGTTTCACAACTCGACGAAGAACATACTACGCAACTGTGCGATTATTATTCAG ATTTTAAGGAAGATTTGAATGCAAAAATTTCCAGAGAGGGTAGGACAATCTGGACATGGTGCATCATATTTATGTTCCTCGTACCGGAATGTTTCAGCATTTTACAGTCTATATGGTattctattttcaaaaaaaatgaGAAGATGCCCAAGACACAAAATCTAGCAATATTTCTTGCATTGGAAACTCTTCATCCAATTGGTTTCGCACTGTTACTCTTCTACAGTCTTCCAAGGATTAACTCTATAGAAGCTGCAGCAATATGTAGTTGTATGTCTTTCGTACCTGTTCTAATAAGTAAGTCAAAACGTTCTTCATATTCtagtaatttatattacaattttaaaaTGCACACGTCTTGTATTACAGATTTACTCTCCCAAAATCAGAAGTATACAGGAACATCTAAAATGTTCATATTAGTTATATCGTGCAATATTTTAGCATTACTTGCCCAAGGATCTGGATTGGTGTTACCTTTTTTTATACATCGTAATACGAATGGTACTCCGACGTGGGTTCTTCCTGTATCGCTTTTATTATCTTCTTGTCGTTGGTGGCTCAACTATGTTTCCGATCATAGTTATTGCg GTCTCATAAAGTTTTTAGCAGCAGTAAGAACAGATCTAGAAAATAGCCGTCATTTGTTACAAGGATACATAGCATTTTGGAGATGTTTGATATTCATTTCTAGTGCCCTCgtgatttcaatttttaaaggaattcagtttcgagaatttttcaaatttctagGAATGAGTCAATACAATGTGGAATtagcattttcaaattcttctttcGTTGGAAATACGCTGAACACAGTATTCTACTTTGGAGACAACGAATTTCAGCAAGAAGATCCTTACACTCTCACTGTAAATGCATTGGCACCTTTATATACTTTTTTAATTCAAACTTTCTGTGGATTCCTCGTATATAGAGTAG CAATATTTGCATATAAAACACAGATGCACAAGTTTGGTGTTGCTCTTCCGATAAGTTTAGTTACACCAGGGACgacattattaataataatgtttTGTATAGTAAGAAATGGAGATTCATGTGTGTTTCGTGATTTCCTATCGGATTATCTATTTTTTAAAGAACCCATGTCGTATAACGACATAAAAGATTTTATCCTAAGCTGGCACATATGGTGCTGGATAATATGGTGGTTATCTCAAATTTGGATTTCGCTACAATTATGGTTCAATCAAAAAGAGAAACTTGCTCCTGTggaaaaaattttctataattcaACGTACGATTCTCTTATGatcgatcagtttataggatTAAATAAGAGAAAGTATCAAATTTATGATGCCGTTAAGAACGAAGAGCATTTCGATTTGACTATGCAATTCAAG GCTGACCATATACAAGAAATGGAAAGATCAAGTAATTCTGACTCAGGTTTTTCAGAAGAAAATACTAACAAGAAAAATGCCTGCGCCACTCAAATTTATGCATGCGTTACTATGTGGCacgaaaataaagaagaaatgaTGGCACTGATTGGAAGTATATTACGACTAGATACAGATCAGTGCGCCATGAGAGTTActcaaaaatattataaaatttttatcaaagACTACTATGAATTAGATA CACACATATGTTTCGACGACGCATTTTGCTGTATGCACGGTTGTATCGGACCCTGTAATCACTTGGAACATGAAACACAAATAAACAAGTATGTGACAACATTTTTGGAAACTATGGAAGAAGCTGTGAAAAATCTTGGCATGTGTCCGATATCGCCAACCAAATATCCAACACCCTATGGCGGTCAACTAATCTGGACTTTACCTGGAAAGACACGTTTAACGGTACACCTTAAAGATAAAAATAGAATACGACACAGAAAAAGATGGAGCCAG GTCATGTATATGTATTACCTTCTTGGCTATCGCTTGATGGACCCATCGATCGATGTTGATCGTAAAGAATTAATAACAGAAAATACTTACATTCTAACACTAGACGGTGATGTTGATTTTCGACCGGTAACTGTCAAGGCATTAATCGACTTAATGAAGAAAGATAAGACATTGGGTGCAGCCTGTGGACGAATTCACCCAGTTGGACAAG GTCCAATGATTTGGTTTCAAAAATTTGAATACGCCATAGGGCATTGGCTTCAAAAATCAACAGAACATACTACAGGTTCAGTTCTCTGTAGTCCTGGTTGTTTTTCTCTTTTCAGAGCGAAAGCTTTAATGCAACGTAACGTCATAGCAAAGTATGCGACTAGATCGACCGAGCCCAAGCATTATATTCAGTACGATCAAGGAGAAGATCGATGGCTTTGCACGTTGCTTTTGCAAGCAGGTTGTAGG GTAGACTATTGTGCAGCTGGAGATGCTTATACACATGCTCCGGAAACATTTAAAGAGTTTTATAGTCAACGTCGACGATGGATCCCATCCACTATGGCTAACATATTTGACTTATTAAATACATCGAAAGAAACCAGAAAATTGAATAGTAATATCTCTTGGCTCTATGTTGTATATCAATGGATATTGACAG GTAGCACTATTATCGGAccatcttttatttatttaatgatggCTGGTGCATTTGTCACCTCTTTCCATATAGACAACTGGACAAGTTTTTCGTTGAATCTGATTCCGATAATTGTTTTTCTAATCGTTTGTTTCTTCTGTGAAGATCGTATACAG CTTATCGTGGCCGAGATTATTACTATTCTATATAGTTTAGTAATGATAGTTGTATTAGTTGGAATACTACTAGAAGTAGCAGCGGAAGGAAGCTTTGCACCCAACACCCTTCTCTTCTTTATTGTGATTAGCCACTTTGTGCTAACAGGTTTTATGCATCCGCATGAAATTTCATGCCTGAATTCTGGaatcatttattatattacGGTACCATCGATGTATATGTTgcttattatttattctattttcaatATACACAATGTTACGTGGGGTACTAGAGAATCCAAGCAACAGATAAAg TCGTCGGAGGAAACTAATGATTCGCAACTCAGACAAAACGacaaatttcgaaataattgGACAAAACCGTTTGTCAATTCTTTCAAATATGATTTCTGTAGAAACAATTCAAAAAAACAAGAGGAATATTTACAATCTATTTACAATgcaataaatgaaattaatattcgtTTAGAGAAAATAGAAAG TAATCATAGGATCGGCAATATATCAAAAGATAATGCAGAAGTAAGCAGCGACAATGAAACTAGTACGCACGACGATAAAAATGATCACGCTATCAAAGATGAATTATATGCGAACGCAGATTTGGAAAGTACAAATTCGATACAATCGTATAATTCTGTTTATAACGAACACACCAATTATTTAATAAGTCCTCGTTGGCTTCAAA aaaaaaGATCTATCGGATGA
- the LOC143209102 gene encoding chitin synthase chs-2 isoform X7 — protein sequence MNHRVSGETPVENLTLTMPNFEESNNLNSSLFVDFENYEDDFSESKNGHTISEQSVKQNVLPWDTFKKVPTKKESASMQNNEWLSFVMRIIKFLMYSIIFIIILSCSLIAKCAVLFAVSQLDEEHTTQLCDYYSDFKEDLNAKISREGRTIWTWCIIFMFLVPECFSILQSIWYSIFKKNEKMPKTQNLAIFLALETLHPIGFALLLFYSLPRINSIEAAAICSCMSFVPVLISKSKRSSYSSNLYYNFKMHTSCITDLLSQNQKYTGTSKMFILVISCNILALLAQGSGLVLPFFIHRNTNGTPTWVLPVSLLLSSCRWWLNYVSDHSYCGLIKFLAAVRTDLENSRHLLQGYIAFWRCLIFISSALVISIFKGIQFREFFKFLGMSQYNVELAFSNSSFVGNTLNTVFYFGDNEFQQEDPYTLTVNALAPLYTFLIQTFCGFLVYRVAIFAYKTQMHKFGVALPISLVTPGTTLLIIMFCIVRNGDSCVFRDFLSDYLFFKEPMSYNDIKDFILSWHIWCWIIWWLSQIWISLQLWFNQKEKLAPVEKIFYNSTYDSLMIDQFIGLNKRKYQIYDAVKNEEHFDLTMQFKADHIQEMERSSNSDSGFSEENTNKKNACATQIYACVTMWHENKEEMMALIGSILRLDTDQCAMRVTQKYYKIFIKDYYELDTHICFDDAFCCMHGCIGPCNHLEHETQINKYVTTFLETMEEAVKNLGMCPISPTKYPTPYGGQLIWTLPGKTRLTVHLKDKNRIRHRKRWSQVMYMYYLLGYRLMDPSIDVDRKELITENTYILTLDGDVDFRPVTVKALIDLMKKDKTLGAACGRIHPVGQGPMIWFQKFEYAIGHWLQKSTEHTTGSVLCSPGCFSLFRAKALMQRNVIAKYATRSTEPKHYIQYDQGEDRWLCTLLLQAGCRVDYCAAGDAYTHAPETFKEFYSQRRRWIPSTMANIFDLLNTSKETRKLNSNISWLYVVYQWILTGSTIIGPSFIYLMMAGAFVTSFHIDNWTSFSLNLIPIIVFLIVCFFCEDRIQLIVAEIITILYSLVMIVVLVGILLEVAAEGSFAPNTLLFFIVISHFVLTGFMHPHEISCLNSGIIYYITVPSMYMLLIIYSIFNIHNVTWGTRESKQQIKSSEETNDSQLRQNDKFRNNWTKPFVNSFKYDFCRNNSKKQEEYLQSIYNAINEINIRLEKIESNHRIGNISKDNAEVSSDNETSTHDDKNDHAIKDELYANADLESTNSIQSYNSVYNEHTNYLISPRWLQTMLVHRFDTFTHIIANVKLNCGKKKDLSDDSIATKHIGDIVDGLQNAVENETIHTMANTRMSYSGTQRTVQELMEDVQNPPEMSRNFEVLFQRQLKQSAESGINFELLYFIIFQTFCFIYNTIILGLSKVISSNVPKDVIEAFEKRRSRIVRGQRKRFARNTTTDNSENDERPNCDIKDIDKALGNHDYDNPAYLNDKED from the exons ATGAATCACCGCGTGAGCGGTGAAACACCTGTGGAGAATTTAACTCTCACTATGCCAAATTTCGAAGaatcaaataatttaaattcgtCGCTATTCGTCGATTTCGAAAATTACGAGGACGATTTTTCTGAATCCAAAAATGGACACACAATTTCTGAACAATC GGTCAAACAAAATGTTTTACCATGGgatacatttaaaaaagtccCAACAAAAAAAGAAAGCGCATCGATGCAAAATAATGAATGGTTGAGTTTTGTTATGCGTATTATTAAATTTCTCATGTACAGTATCATTTTCATCATTATCCTTAGCTGTAGCTTAATTGCCAAATGTGCAGTCCTTTTTGCAGTTTCACAACTCGACGAAGAACATACTACGCAACTGTGCGATTATTATTCAG ATTTTAAGGAAGATTTGAATGCAAAAATTTCCAGAGAGGGTAGGACAATCTGGACATGGTGCATCATATTTATGTTCCTCGTACCGGAATGTTTCAGCATTTTACAGTCTATATGGTattctattttcaaaaaaaatgaGAAGATGCCCAAGACACAAAATCTAGCAATATTTCTTGCATTGGAAACTCTTCATCCAATTGGTTTCGCACTGTTACTCTTCTACAGTCTTCCAAGGATTAACTCTATAGAAGCTGCAGCAATATGTAGTTGTATGTCTTTCGTACCTGTTCTAATAAGTAAGTCAAAACGTTCTTCATATTCtagtaatttatattacaattttaaaaTGCACACGTCTTGTATTACAGATTTACTCTCCCAAAATCAGAAGTATACAGGAACATCTAAAATGTTCATATTAGTTATATCGTGCAATATTTTAGCATTACTTGCCCAAGGATCTGGATTGGTGTTACCTTTTTTTATACATCGTAATACGAATGGTACTCCGACGTGGGTTCTTCCTGTATCGCTTTTATTATCTTCTTGTCGTTGGTGGCTCAACTATGTTTCCGATCATAGTTATTGCg GTCTCATAAAGTTTTTAGCAGCAGTAAGAACAGATCTAGAAAATAGCCGTCATTTGTTACAAGGATACATAGCATTTTGGAGATGTTTGATATTCATTTCTAGTGCCCTCgtgatttcaatttttaaaggaattcagtttcgagaatttttcaaatttctagGAATGAGTCAATACAATGTGGAATtagcattttcaaattcttctttcGTTGGAAATACGCTGAACACAGTATTCTACTTTGGAGACAACGAATTTCAGCAAGAAGATCCTTACACTCTCACTGTAAATGCATTGGCACCTTTATATACTTTTTTAATTCAAACTTTCTGTGGATTCCTCGTATATAGAGTAG CAATATTTGCATATAAAACACAGATGCACAAGTTTGGTGTTGCTCTTCCGATAAGTTTAGTTACACCAGGGACgacattattaataataatgtttTGTATAGTAAGAAATGGAGATTCATGTGTGTTTCGTGATTTCCTATCGGATTATCTATTTTTTAAAGAACCCATGTCGTATAACGACATAAAAGATTTTATCCTAAGCTGGCACATATGGTGCTGGATAATATGGTGGTTATCTCAAATTTGGATTTCGCTACAATTATGGTTCAATCAAAAAGAGAAACTTGCTCCTGTggaaaaaattttctataattcaACGTACGATTCTCTTATGatcgatcagtttataggatTAAATAAGAGAAAGTATCAAATTTATGATGCCGTTAAGAACGAAGAGCATTTCGATTTGACTATGCAATTCAAG GCTGACCATATACAAGAAATGGAAAGATCAAGTAATTCTGACTCAGGTTTTTCAGAAGAAAATACTAACAAGAAAAATGCCTGCGCCACTCAAATTTATGCATGCGTTACTATGTGGCacgaaaataaagaagaaatgaTGGCACTGATTGGAAGTATATTACGACTAGATACAGATCAGTGCGCCATGAGAGTTActcaaaaatattataaaatttttatcaaagACTACTATGAATTAGATA CACACATATGTTTCGACGACGCATTTTGCTGTATGCACGGTTGTATCGGACCCTGTAATCACTTGGAACATGAAACACAAATAAACAAGTATGTGACAACATTTTTGGAAACTATGGAAGAAGCTGTGAAAAATCTTGGCATGTGTCCGATATCGCCAACCAAATATCCAACACCCTATGGCGGTCAACTAATCTGGACTTTACCTGGAAAGACACGTTTAACGGTACACCTTAAAGATAAAAATAGAATACGACACAGAAAAAGATGGAGCCAG GTCATGTATATGTATTACCTTCTTGGCTATCGCTTGATGGACCCATCGATCGATGTTGATCGTAAAGAATTAATAACAGAAAATACTTACATTCTAACACTAGACGGTGATGTTGATTTTCGACCGGTAACTGTCAAGGCATTAATCGACTTAATGAAGAAAGATAAGACATTGGGTGCAGCCTGTGGACGAATTCACCCAGTTGGACAAG GTCCAATGATTTGGTTTCAAAAATTTGAATACGCCATAGGGCATTGGCTTCAAAAATCAACAGAACATACTACAGGTTCAGTTCTCTGTAGTCCTGGTTGTTTTTCTCTTTTCAGAGCGAAAGCTTTAATGCAACGTAACGTCATAGCAAAGTATGCGACTAGATCGACCGAGCCCAAGCATTATATTCAGTACGATCAAGGAGAAGATCGATGGCTTTGCACGTTGCTTTTGCAAGCAGGTTGTAGG GTAGACTATTGTGCAGCTGGAGATGCTTATACACATGCTCCGGAAACATTTAAAGAGTTTTATAGTCAACGTCGACGATGGATCCCATCCACTATGGCTAACATATTTGACTTATTAAATACATCGAAAGAAACCAGAAAATTGAATAGTAATATCTCTTGGCTCTATGTTGTATATCAATGGATATTGACAG GTAGCACTATTATCGGAccatcttttatttatttaatgatggCTGGTGCATTTGTCACCTCTTTCCATATAGACAACTGGACAAGTTTTTCGTTGAATCTGATTCCGATAATTGTTTTTCTAATCGTTTGTTTCTTCTGTGAAGATCGTATACAG CTTATCGTGGCCGAGATTATTACTATTCTATATAGTTTAGTAATGATAGTTGTATTAGTTGGAATACTACTAGAAGTAGCAGCGGAAGGAAGCTTTGCACCCAACACCCTTCTCTTCTTTATTGTGATTAGCCACTTTGTGCTAACAGGTTTTATGCATCCGCATGAAATTTCATGCCTGAATTCTGGaatcatttattatattacGGTACCATCGATGTATATGTTgcttattatttattctattttcaatATACACAATGTTACGTGGGGTACTAGAGAATCCAAGCAACAGATAAAg TCGTCGGAGGAAACTAATGATTCGCAACTCAGACAAAACGacaaatttcgaaataattgGACAAAACCGTTTGTCAATTCTTTCAAATATGATTTCTGTAGAAACAATTCAAAAAAACAAGAGGAATATTTACAATCTATTTACAATgcaataaatgaaattaatattcgtTTAGAGAAAATAGAAAG TAATCATAGGATCGGCAATATATCAAAAGATAATGCAGAAGTAAGCAGCGACAATGAAACTAGTACGCACGACGATAAAAATGATCACGCTATCAAAGATGAATTATATGCGAACGCAGATTTGGAAAGTACAAATTCGATACAATCGTATAATTCTGTTTATAACGAACACACCAATTATTTAATAAGTCCTCGTTGGCTTCAAA caATGCTGGTTCATAGATTCGATACGTTTACACACATTATCGCCAATGTTAAATTAAACTGTGGCAAA aaaaaaGATCTATCGGATGATTCGATCGCTACTAAACATATAGGAGATATAGTAGACGGACTCCAAAATGCAGTAGAAAATGAAACAATACATACTATGGCAAATACTAGAATGTCATATTCAGGAACGCAGAGAACTGTACAAGAATTGATGGAAGATGTTCAAAATCCTCCAGAGATGTCTCGTAATTTTGAAGTTCTTTTCCAAAGACAATTAAAACAATCTGCCGAATCTGGTATTAACtttgaattattatattttatcatatttcagACGTTTTGTTTCATTTATAATACTATTATCTTAGGTTTGTCTAAAGTAATATCTTCGAATGTACCAAAAGATGTGATAGAAGCGTTTGAAAAACGTCGTTCTAGAATTGTAAGAGGACAGAGGAAAAGATTCGCTCGAAATACTACAACCGATAACAGTGAAAATGATGAAAGACCAAATTGTGATATAAAAGACATAGATAAAGCACTAGGAAATCATGATTATGATAATCCAGCCTATCTGAACGATAAAGAAGATTAA